The DNA sequence AATCATAACATAGTTTCCAGAAAGACAAACAGAACATTGCCAATTTTGAACGCAAAAAACTCAAAAAAACCCTGCCGCAAAAGCGACAGAGTCTTTTCGTAGATTATTGCAAATGCTTTTGAACAATTTTATTAATCAATGAGCCATCAGCTTTGCCTTTCACTTTCGGCATGACTGCACTCATCACTTTGCCCATGTCTTTTTTGGATGCAGCTTGAACTTCCTGAATGGTCGACTGAATAATATCTTCCAATTCAGCTTCGGAAAGCTGCGCTGGCATATATGCTTTCAGCACTTCTATCTCAAAGTTCAATTTCTCTACAAGATCATCGCGGCCAGCTTCTTTGAATTCGTGAAGGGAATCTTTTCTCTGCTTGAACTCTC is a window from the Aciduricibacillus chroicocephali genome containing:
- a CDS encoding GatB/YqeY domain-containing protein; its protein translation is MTLLEQLNQDMKSAMKAREKERLSVIRMVKASLQNEAIKLGKDTLSEDEELTVLTREFKQRKDSLHEFKEAGRDDLVEKLNFEIEVLKAYMPAQLSEAELEDIIQSTIQEVQAASKKDMGKVMSAVMPKVKGKADGSLINKIVQKHLQ